A section of the Pleuronectes platessa chromosome 7, fPlePla1.1, whole genome shotgun sequence genome encodes:
- the cnot1 gene encoding CCR4-NOT transcription complex subunit 1 isoform X4: MNLDSLSLALSQISYLVDNLIKKNYRASQQEIQHIVNRHGPEADRHLLRCLFSHVDFSGDGKSSGKDFHQFLIQECVSLISKPNFISTLCYAIDNPLHYQKSLKPSAHLFTQLSKVLKLSKVQEVIFGLALLNSSNTDLRGFAALFVKQKLPDLLRSYVDADLGGNQEGGFQDIAIEVLHLLLSHLLFGQKGASGVGQEQIDAFLKTLCRDFPQERCPVVLAPLLYPEKRDILMDRILPDSGELAKTMMESSLSEFMQEVGYGFCASVDECRNIILQYGVREVTASQVARVLGMMARTHSGLTDGIPLQSISAPGSGIWSDGKDKNDGSQAHTWNVEVLIDVVKEVNPSLNFKEVTYELDHAGFSIRDSKGLQIVVYGIQRGLGIEVFPVDLIYRPWKHAEGQLSFIQHSLMSPEVFCFADYPCHNVATDILKAPPEDDNREIATWKSLDLVESLLRLSEVGQYEQVKQLFSFPIKLCPDMLVLALLQISTSWHTLRHELISTLMPIFLGNHPNSAIILHYAWHGQGQSPSIRQLIMHSMAEWYMRGEQYDQAKLSRILDVAQDLKSLSMLLNGTPFAFVIDLAALASRREYLKLDKWLTDKIREHGEPFIQACVTFLKRRCPSIMGGLAPDKDQPKSAQLPPETLATMLACLQSCAGSVSQELSETILTMVANCSNVMNKARQPPPGVMPKGRAPSTSSLDAISPVQMDPLSAMGSLNLGSTATSHTQSMQGFPTSLSSAFSNPQSPAKAFPPLSNPNPSTPFGGIGSLSSQLPGMDSGPLSTGISSGIGASLGMPTVSTDPFGTRKMSTPGLNPPTFQQTDLSQVWPEANQHFSKEIDDEANSYFQRIYNHPPHPTMSVDEVLEMLQRFKDSNIKREREVFNCMLRNLFEEYRFFPQYPDKELHITACLFGGIIEKGLVTYMALGLALRYVLEALRKPYGSKMYYFGIAALDRFKNRLKDYPQYCQHLASIAHFLQFPHHLQEYIEYGQQSRDPPVKMQGSITTPGSLALAQVQSQSQQPGGPKAPQPGPPSTLVTPTTTTTTAAKTTTITRPTPGTFKKDVPPSINTTNIDTLLVATDQNERIVEPPENVQEKIAFIFNNLSQSNMTQKVEELKETVKDEFMPWVSQYLVMKRVSIEPNFHSLYSNFLDTLKNPEFVKMVLNETYRNIKVLLTSDKAAANFSDRSLLKNLGHWLGMITLAKNKPILYTDLEVKSLLLEAYLKGQQELLYVVPFVAKVLESSLRSMVFRPQNPWTMAIMNVLAELHQEHDLKLNLKFEIEVLCKNLSLDINDLKPGTLLKDKDKLKCLEEQLSAPKKEVKPPEELLPVSTTVFMPTGDFVPFAAPPSTPAATTPACTTTGPPTPQFSYHDINVYALAGLAPHININVNIPLLQAHPQLKQCVRQSVERAVQELVHPVVDRSIKIAMTTCEQIIRKDFALDSEESRMRVAAHHMMRNLTAGMAMITCREPLLMSIATNLKNSFAAALRAPTPQQREMMEEAAARIAQDNCELACCFIQKTAVEKAGPEMDKRLATEFELRKHARQEGRRYCDPVVLTYQAERMPEQIRLKVGGVDPKQLAVYEEFARNVPGFLPSNDLSQPTGFLAQPMKQQAWATDDVAQIYDKCMADLEQHLHAIPPALAMNPLTQSLRSLLEAVALARNSRDGIAALGLLQKAVEGLLDATSGADADLLLRYRECHLLVLKALQDGRAYGPQWCNKQITRCLIECRDEYKYNVEAVELLIRNHLVNMQQYDLHLAQSMENGLHYMAVAFAMQLVKLLLVDERSVSHVTEADLFHTIETLMRTCAHSRANAPEGLPQLMDVVRSNYEAMIDRAHGGPNFMMHSGISQASEYDDPPGLREKAEYLLREWVNLYHSAAAGRDSTKAFSAFVGQMHGQGILKTDDLITRFFRLCTEMCVEISYRAQAEQQHNPAASAAIIRAKCYHNLDAFVRLIALLVKHSGEATNTVTKINLLNKVLGIVVGVLIQDHDVRQTEFQQLPYHRIFIMLLLELNAPEHVLETINFQTLTAFCNTFHILRPTKAPGFVYAWLELISHRIFIARMLAHTPQQKGWPMYAQLLIDLFKYLAPFLRNVELNKPMQILYKGTLRVLLVLLHDFPEFLCDYHYGFCDVIPPNCIQLRNLILSAFPRNMRLPDPFTPNLKVDMLSEINIAPRILTNFTGVMPSQFKKDLDSYLKTRSPVTFLSELRSNLQVSNEPGNRYNIQLINALVLYVGTQAIAHIHNKGSTPSMSTITHSAHMDIFQNLAVDLDTEGRYLFLNAIANQLRYPNSHTHYFSCTMLYLFAEANTEAIQEQITRVLLERLIVNRPHPWGLLITFIELIKNPAFKFWSHDFVHCAPEIEKLFQSVAQCCMGQKQAQQVMEGTGAS, translated from the exons ATGAATCTTGATTCGCTCTCGCTGGCTTTGTCTCAGATCAGCTATCTGGTGGAcaatttaataaagaaaaactacCGAGCCAGCCAGCAAGAAATACAACAT ATTGTGAATCGTCACGGTCCCGAGGCAGACAGGCATCTACTACGCTGTCTCTTCTCTCATGTGGATTTCAGTGGCGATGGTAAAAGCAGTGGCAAGGACTTTCACCAG TTTCTGATCCAGGAGTGTGTGTCGCTGATATCGAAGCCAAACTTTATCTCAACTCTGTGTTACGCCATTGACAATCCCCTACACTACCAGAAG AGTTTGAAGCCATCGGCCCATTTATTCACTCAACTGAGTAAAGTTCTTAAGCTCAGCAAGGTCCAAGAG GTTATATTTGGACTTGCTCTGCTCAATTCCAGTAACACAGACCTTCGCGGCTTTG cTGCACTGTTCGTCAAGCAGAAACTTCCAGATCTCCTGCGGTCATACGTGGACGCTGATCTCGGAGGAAACCAGGAAGGCGGCTTTCAAGACATTGCCATAGAGGTCTTGCACCTACTGCTCTCCCATCTTCTGTTTGGCCAGAAGGGAGCCAGTGGGGTAGGGCAAGAGCAGATTGACGCCTTCCTCAAGACACTTTGCCGAG ATTTTCCCCAGGAGCGCTGCCCTGTGGTGCTCGCACCACTGCTGTACCCTGAAAAACGGGACATTCTCATGGACAGGATCCTACCAGACTCGGGGGAGTTGGCTAAGACCATGATGGAGAGTTCTCTCTCAGAGTTCATGCAAGAAGTTGGCTATGGCTTCTGTGCAAG TGTGGATGAGTGCAGAAATATAATCCTCCAGTATGGGGTGAGAGAGGTGACGGCCAGCCAGGTAGCCAGGGTCCTAGGCATGATGGCACGCACCCACTCTGGTCTAACTGATGGCATCCCCCTACAG TCCATCTCTGCTCCAGGTAGTGGTATCTGGAGTGATGGTAAGGATAAGAACGACGGCTCGCAGGCCCACACATGGAATGTCGAGGTTCTCATCGACGTTGTCAAAGAAGTT AATCCCAGCCTTAACTTCAAAGAGGTGACGTACGAACTGGACCACGCGGGTTTTTCCATCCGTGACAGTAAAGGCCTGCAAATTGTGGTGTATGGCATTCAGAGGGGATTGGGCATTGAGGTGTTCCCTGTTGATCTCATCTATCGGCCATGGAAACACGCAGAGGGACAG cTGTCGTTCATTCAACACTCCTTGATGagtccagaagtgttttgttttgccGACTACCCCTGTCACAATGTGGCCACTGACATCCTGAAGGCGCCACCAGAGGATGACAACCGGGAGATTGCCACATG GAAAAGTCTGGACCTGGTTGAGAGCCTGCTCAGGCTGTCGGAGGTGGGCCAGTACGAGCAGGTGAAGCAGCTGTTCAGCTTCCCAATCAAACTCTGCCCCGACATGTTGGTGTTGGCATTACTTCAGATCTCCACCTCCTGGCACACACTGCGCCATGAGCTCATCTCGACCCTAATGCCCATCTTTCTGGGCAACCACCCCAACTCTGCCATTATCCTGCACTACGCTTGGCATGGACAG GGACAGTCTCCATCCATCCGTCAGTTAATAATGCATTCGATGGCTGAGTGGTACATGAGAGGGGAGCAGTATGACCAAGCAAAGCTGTCTCGCATCCTGGACGTGGCCCAAGACTTGAAG tCTCTATCGATGCTGCTGAATGGAACTCCATTTGCCTTTGTTATTGACCTCGCTGCACTCGCCTCGCGCCGTGAATACCTCAAACTTGATAAATGGCTGACTGACAAAATCAGAGAGCATGGG gaACCGTTTATCCAGGCGTGTGTGACATTCCTAAAGAGGCGCTGCCCATCCATTATGGGGGGTCTGGCCCCTGATAAGGACCAGCCCAAAAGTGCCCAGCTTCCGCCTGAGACCTTAGCCACAATGCTGGCCTGCCTGCAGTCCTGTGCTGG GAGCGTGTCCCAGGAGTTGTCGGAGACTATCCTCACGATGGTCGCCAACTGCAGCAATGTGATGAATAAAGCTCGGCAGCCACCACCAGGGGTGATGCCCAAGGGACGTgcacccagcaccagcagcctGGATGCCATCTCACCTGTACAG ATGGACCCTCTGTCTGCCATGGGTTCCTTGAACTTAGGGAGCACAGCCACCTCACACACTCAGAGCATGCAAGGTTTCCCCACCTCACTGAGTTCAGCTTTTAGTAATCCCCAGTCCCCAGCTAAGGCCTTCCCCCCACTGTCCAACCCCAACCCCAGCACACCATTTGGGGGAATTGGCAGTCTGTCCTCACAGCTCCCTGGAATGGACTCTG GTCCCTTGAGCACAGGCATCAGCTCTGGCATTGGCGCTAGCCTGGGGATGCCAACTGTAAGCACTGACCCGTTTGGCACCAGGAAGATGAGCACACCAGGCCTGAATCCACCTACCTTTCAGCAGA CTGACCTTTCTCAGGTGTGGCCCGAGGCAAACCAGCACTTTAGCAAAGAGATAGACGATGAGGCAAACAGTTACTTCCAGCGCATCTACAACCACCCACCTCACCCGACCATGTCCGTGGATGAA GTACTCGAGATGCTGCAGAGGTTCAAGGATTCAAACATCAAGCGGGAGCGAGAGGTCTTCAACTGCATGCTTCGGAACTTGTTTGAGGAATACCGGTTCTTCCCCCAGTACCCAGACAAGGAGCTGCACATCACTGCCTGCCTTTTTGGTGGAATTATTGAGAAGGGTCTTGTCACCTACATGGCCCTTGGCTTAGCCCTCCGATATGTCCTTGAAGCCTTAAGAAAACCCTATGGATCCAAAATGTATTACTTTGGAATAGCTGCCCTAGATAGGTTCAAAAACAG ACTAAAGGACTATCCTCAGTATTGTCAACACTTGGCTTCAATTGCCCACTTCTTGCAGTTTCCCCACCATTTACAAGAG TATATCGAGTATGGCCAACAGTCACGGGACCCTCCGGTGAAGATGCAAGGCTCCATCACCACACCTGGTAGTCTGGCCCTGGCACAAGTTCAGTCCCAATCGCAGCAGCCTGGCGGCCCTAAAGCCCCACAACCAGGTCCACCCAGCACCCTCGTCACCCCCACCACGACTACAACCACAGCAGCAAAGACCACCACCATAACAAGACCAACGCCTGGCACCTTCAAGAAGGATGTACCT CCCTCCATAAACACTACCAACATTGACACACTGCTGGTGGCAACTGACCAAAATGAAAGGATTGTAGagcctccagagaatgtccaggAGAAGATCGCTTTTATCTTCAACAACCTGTCCCAGTCCAACATGACACAGAAG GTGGAGGAGTTGAAAGAGACTGTGAAGGATGAGTTTATGCCCTGGGTGTCTCAATACCTCGTGATGAAGCGTGTCAGCATTGAGCCCAACTTCCACAGTCTGTACTCCAACTTTCTGGACACTCTCAAGAACCCAGAGTTTGTCAAGATGGTCCTCAATGAGACTTACAGGAACATCAAG GTCCTCTTGACCTCGGACAAGGCAGCTGCCAATTTCTCTGATCGCTCCCTGCTGAAGAATCTGGGCCACTGGTTGGGGATGATAACACTGGCTAAGAACAAGCCCATCCTCTATACA GATCTGGAAGTCAAGTCTCTGCTACTAGAAGCCTACTTGAAAGGCCAGCAGGAATTACTCTATGTGGTTCCCTTTGTGGCCAAAGTTTTGGAATCTAGTCTGCGTAGCATG GTTTTCAGGCCCCAGAATCCCTGGACTATGGCCATCATGAATGTCCTTGCCGAGCTTCATCAGGAACATGACCTCAAG cttAACTTAAAGTTTGAAATTGAAGTTCTTTGTAAGAACTTGTCTCTGGACATAAACGACCTGAAGCCTGGAACCCTCCTGAAGGACAAAGACAAGCTGAAGTGTCTGGAGGAGCAACTTTCTGCACCAAAGAAGGAGGTCAAACCCCCGGAGGAGCTGCTCCCAGTCTCTACCACAG TCTTTATGCCAACAGGGGACTTTGTCCCATTCGCAGCTCCTCCCTCAACCCCAGCGGCCACAACCCCCGCCTGCACAACCACTGGGCCCCCCACCCCACAGTTCAGTTACCATGACATCAATGTGTACGCCTTGGCTGGCCTGGCTCCACACATCAATATAAATGTCAAT atCCCACTGCTACAGGCCCACCCTCAGTTGAAGCAGTGTGTACGGCAATCAGTAGAGCGAGCCGTCCAGGAGCTAGTGCATCCTGTGGTGGATCGCTCTATTAAAATTGCTATGACAACCTGTGAGCAGATCATCAGGAAGGACTTTGCCCTGGACTCAGAGGAGTCCCGCATGCGCGTCGCTGCCCATCATATGATGAGAAACCTGACCGCTGGCATGGCCATGATCACCTGCCGCGAGCCGCTGCTCATGAGCATCGCCACCAACCTGAAGAACAGttttgctgctgctctcagg GCACCAACCCCACAACAAAGGGAAATGATGGAAGAGGCTGCTGCTCGGATCGCTCAAGACAACTGTGAATTAGCTTGTTGTTTCATTCAGAAAACGGCTGTGGAGAAGGCTGGTCCTGAAATGGACAAGAGACTGGCCACG GAGTTTGAGCTGAGGAAGCACGCACGCCAGGAGGGACGGCGTTATTGTGATCCTGTTGTCTTGACTTACCAAGCAGAACGTATGCCCGAGCAGATAAGACTCAAG GTGGGAGGAGTGGACCCGAAGCAACTGGCTGTGTATGAGGAGTTTGCCAGAAATGTTCCCGGTTTCCTCCCCAGTAATGATCTCTCTCAACCCACTGGCTTCCTGGCTCAGCCCATGAAG caaCAGGCATGGGCCACAGACGATGTGGCTCAGATCTACGATAAGTGCATGGCAGACTTAGAGCAACATCTTCATGCTATCCCTCCCGCCCTCGCCATGAACCCCTTGACCCAGTCCCTGCGCAGCCTGCTGGAGGCAGTGGCTTTGGCACGGAACTCCAGGGACGGCATCGCCGCACTTGGCCTCCTGCAGAAG GCTGTTGAAGGTCTTCTTGATGCCACTAGTGGGGCTGATGCCGACTTGCTGCTCCGCTACAGAGAGTGCCACCTGCTGGTGCTCAAAGCCCTGCAGGACGGACGTGCCTACGGACCACAGTGGTGCAATAAGCAGATCACCAG GTGTCTGATAGAATGCCGTGATGAGTACAAATACAACGTAGAAGCTGTTGAGCTTCTGATCAGGAACCATCTTGTGAATATGCAGCAGTATGACTTACACCTTGCACAG TCAATGGAAAATGGATTGCACTACATGGCAGTAGCGTTCGCCATGCAGTTAGTGAAGCTGCTGCTCGTGGATGAACGCAGCGTCAGCCATGTCACAGAGGCCGACCTCTTCCACACCATTGAGACGCTGATGAGGACTTGTGCACACTCCAGAGCCAACGCACCTGAGGG TCTTCCCCAGCTCATGGATGTTGTACGCTCCAACTACGAAGCCATGATTGACCGGGCCCACGGTGGACCCAACTTTATGATGCACTCTGGGATTTCACAGGCTTCAGAATACGACGATCCCCCAGGCCTGAGGGAGAAGGCGGAGTACCTGTTGAGGGAATGGGTGAACCTGTATCACTCGGCTGCTGCTGGCAGGGACAGTACCAAAGCATTCTCTGCCTTTGTTGGCCAG ATGCACGGACAGGGAATCTTAAAGACCGATGACCTGATCACAAGGTTCTTCCGGCTGTGCACAGAAATGTGTGTGGAGATCAGCTATCGGGCCCaagctgagcagcagcacaacCCAGCAGCCAGCGCAGCCATCATCCGAGCCAAGTGTTACCACAACCTGGATGCCTTTGTTAGGCTGATagctctgctggtcaaacactctGGAGAGGCCACCAACACAGTGACAAAGATCAACCTCCTCAACAAG GTGCTGGGTATCGTTGTTGGGGTGTTGATCCAGGACCACGATGTCCGTCAGACAGAATTCCAACAGCTGCCATACCACCGCATTTTCATCATGCTGCTGTTGGAGCTCAATGCTCCTGAACACGTCCTTGAGACCATCAACTTCCAGACACTCACTGCCTTCTG CAATACCTTCCACATCTTGAGACCCACCAAGGCACCAGGCTTCGTGTACGCCTGGCTGGAGCTCATCTCCCATCGCATCTTCATTGCCAGAATGCTCGCCCACACACCACAGCAGAAG GGTTGGCCCATGTACGCACAGCTGCTGATCGATCTCTTCAAGTACCTGGCACCTTTCCTGAGGAATGTAGAACTCAACAAACCTATGCAAATCCTCTACAAG GGTACACTGCGAGTGCTCCTGGTCCTGCTGCACGACTTCCCAGAGTTCCTGTGTGACTATCACTACGGCTTCTGTGACGTTATTCCACCAAACTGCATCCAGCTCCGCAACCTCATCCTCAGTGCCTTCCCACGCAACATGAGGCTCCCGGACCCCTTCACACCCAATCTCAAG GTGGACATGCTGAGTGAGATCAACATCGCTCCCCGTATCCTCACCAACTTCACGGGCGTCATGCCCTCCCAGTTCAAGAAGGACCTGGACTCGTATCTGAAGACCCGATCACCAGTCACTTTCCTCTCAGAGCTGCGCAGCAACCTGCAG gtgtCCAATGAGCCAGGAAATCGCTACAACATCCAGCTGATCAATGCCCTGGTGCTGTACGTAGGCACTCAGGCCATCGCTCACATCCACAACAAGGGCAGCACGCCCTCCATGAGCACCATCACTCACTCTGCACACATGGACATCTTCCAGAACCTGGCCGTGGACCTGGACACTGAGG GGCGTTACCTGTTCCTGAACGCGATCGCAAATCAGCTGCGTTACCCCAACAGTCACACCCACTACTTCAGCTGCACCATGCTCTACCTGTTTGCTGAAGCCAACACAGAGGCCATCCAAGAGCAGATCACCAG GGTTCTGCTGGAGAGGCTGATCGTGAACAGGCCTCACCCCTGGGGTCTCCTCATCACCTTCATCGAGCTGATCAAGAACCCTGCCTTCAAGTTCTGGAGCCACGACTTTGTGCACTGTGCCCCAGAGATTGAAAA GCTGTTCCAGTCCGTGGCCCAGTGCTGCATGGGACAGAAGCAGGCCCAGCAGGTGATGGAAGGTACCGGTGCCAGCTAG